The DNA segment GATCGAGAAACAACGAACCCCAAAACAATTGCCACAAACCAAATGACCGGCTTTCTACTAATTAATACTTGCCACCATTTCCGCCTGTTCGACATGACACATTCTCCTCGGATAAAAGGACCGTACAAAGCGCACACCGACGACAAAATTGAATTGGACCTCGCACTAATGGAGGCCGCGAGGCGATTTGCAATCGCTGTACCGCAGCAGCGCGCAGTGCGCGCAATTTAAGCGCGCATTTACAACTGCTTACAGCGTGCTAGCTTACGAGTGTGCAATCACAGAAAAACTGGATGCACGCATGCGCGGCATGAAAAACAAATGCTTCGCCGCCAAGCGGCAGTTGCCGGAAAGATTGGCAAATTTATAAAGTTTTTATTTTTTAGCGATACAACTTTATGAAATCTTCGCGCGCCTGCAGCAAAGCAACTCACCACCCGCTCGTCCCATCAACCGCTCCGTTAGCGCGTCGCGGCTAAACGTTGAAGGCAATATTTCTGCTATTGCGTTATTCAAACGCCAGGCGATAGCCGACGCCTTGCTCGGTAAGCAAGTGGCGCGGCTGTGCGGGATCGGCCTCGATTTTGCGCCGCAACCCGGCCATGAAAACCCGCAAATGCTGCGTGTTTTCCGCCTGCGTCGGGCCCCACACTTCGGCCAAGAGAAATTGATGCGTCAGCACTTTGCCCGCGTATCGCACCAGGGTGGTCAGCAAGTTGTACTCCATGCGCGTCAAATGCACCTCCTCGCCGCGAACAAATACGCGGCGGGCGGCTAAATCGACTTTCAAATCGCCCGATTCGAACACCGGCGCCTCGTTGCCGGTTTGCACTTGGGCGGTATGCCGCAAGGCCACGCGAATGCGGGCCAGCAATTCGCCGGTGCTGAAGGGCTTTTGTAGGTAATCGTCGGCGCCGTGATCCAGTGCGGAAATCTTCTGTACATCCTGATTTCGCACAGAAAGCACGATGATGGGCGCCTTTAGCCAATCGCGCAGCTTGCGAAGCACTTCCTGGCCATCCATATCGGGCAAGCCGAGGTCCAAAATCACCACGTCCGGCGGACTTTCGGCTGCGATCGACAGTGCTTCCTCGCCGGCGCTGGCTTCCTCAATGCGATAACCCGCCCCGGACAAAAATGCTCGCAGGAATTTGCGCATGGGGGCTTCGTCTTCCACCAACAAGACCAGCGGCGGTGAGGAGGTGGCGGTCGACATGGGCAAATGCCGCAGATTAACTCAGAACGAAGGGATTCAAGCCAACGAATCTTCTACATCTAAATTAACCTGCGGGCTTTGTTGTGGGCAGGGCAGTGAGATAATAAATTCGGCGCCTCCGGTGGGACGATTGGCCGCCCGAATGTTTCCCCGATGCGCCTGCACAATGCCTTGGCAAATGGGCAACCCCAGGCCGATGCCGCGCTGGCCGTCGGCAACAACTCGCGTGCCCCGATAAAATTTTTCGAACAGCTTGGTGGGGTTTCCTGCGGGCAGGCCGGGGCCGTTGTCGGCCACGATGATTTCGGCGATGTCGCTGCGGCGGACGGCTGAAATTTGGATCCGCGTGCCCTGGGGCGTGTAACGGATCGCATTTTCCAACAAGTTGGCCAGCACCTGCTCGATGAGGTCGGCCGCGACCCACAGCATGGGAAAGTCGTGTGGGATATCTACGGATACACTGTGTCCTTGCAATTCCCCACGCAGCCGCGCCAGCACCACGCCAATCAGTTCCTCCAGCACCTGCCAGTCGCAATTCAGCACCAAGGTGCCGGAGTTCAGGCGGGCCATTTCCAACAAATTATCGACCTGCCGGGATAGGCGGTGCGATTCGTCGACCACGGTTTGCAGCATTTCGCGGTTGGCGGGGGACTGGGGATCGGTGGAATGATCGAGAATGCTGGAAGCGGTCACCGCGATCATTGCCAGCGGCGTGCGTAAATCGTGCGAAACGGAACTTAGCAGCGCATTACGAAATTGTTCCGCCTGAACGTGCAGTTGAGCTTGCTGAACTTCTAGCCGAGATTGATCACGCTCAATCGCTAGAGCGATCAGGCTGGCGCAGGTTTCCAGCATGCGCCGCTCTTCAGGATCGAACAACCGATTCACATCGCCGGGGCGGACCGCCAGCACTCCCATGAGGCGCTGCGATCCAATCATCGGAATCCACATGGCCGTGGCATCCGGGAGCAGGTCGGTTCCCAGTCCGCCGCTGCGGTGGTTTTCGGCCACCCAATGCGCTGCAGCTAAATCGGCCGGGTTGCCAGCCACGATGGCTTCGCTGCCAAACCGCACTAGCAGTTCGCCGTCAGGCTTGGGCAGCAGCAACACCACCTCGCCGCCAAACACTTCAGTCAATTGCCGGCCGGCACGGGGAACGAGAAACTCGGTCCCTGCCAATTCGCTTAATTGGCGCGTCAT comes from the Pirellulales bacterium genome and includes:
- a CDS encoding DUF4118 domain-containing protein, producing the protein MRNVDEQPRTPASSSSAAARSDSVSWQRYAATTAVIASCALLAWISDHVGLTSTNIAMIFLAAVALVAARFGRGPAIAAAVLSVLVFDYFFVEPRFTFSRSDTQYIVTLGVMLGIGILISELTARLQTQLRSSQQHERQTEEQFRASQRQERRTTQLYRMTRQLSELAGTEFLVPRAGRQLTEVFGGEVVLLLPKPDGELLVRFGSEAIVAGNPADLAAAHWVAENHRSGGLGTDLLPDATAMWIPMIGSQRLMGVLAVRPGDVNRLFDPEERRMLETCASLIALAIERDQSRLEVQQAQLHVQAEQFRNALLSSVSHDLRTPLAMIAVTASSILDHSTDPQSPANREMLQTVVDESHRLSRQVDNLLEMARLNSGTLVLNCDWQVLEELIGVVLARLRGELQGHSVSVDIPHDFPMLWVAADLIEQVLANLLENAIRYTPQGTRIQISAVRRSDIAEIIVADNGPGLPAGNPTKLFEKFYRGTRVVADGQRGIGLGLPICQGIVQAHRGNIRAANRPTGGAEFIISLPCPQQSPQVNLDVEDSLA
- a CDS encoding response regulator → MSTATSSPPLVLLVEDEAPMRKFLRAFLSGAGYRIEEASAGEEALSIAAESPPDVVILDLGLPDMDGQEVLRKLRDWLKAPIIVLSVRNQDVQKISALDHGADDYLQKPFSTGELLARIRVALRHTAQVQTGNEAPVFESGDLKVDLAARRVFVRGEEVHLTRMEYNLLTTLVRYAGKVLTHQFLLAEVWGPTQAENTQHLRVFMAGLRRKIEADPAQPRHLLTEQGVGYRLAFE